The window aaaaaaaagcaatcgcGTACACAGTCTGCCCTTGTAGCCGAGAGAGGAGACCCGCTGCTCCTCTGCCTTTGTTTTATACGGCGTGCGTGGGGCTGGGAAAGGcgcagcagggcagggccggggccggggccgcgctgAGAGCCGCGGGCAGCAGGCGGAGCGGGGGCTCTGCTGTCCCGCAGCGGGGCAGGGCGAGCCTCGCGGGGCTCGGGAGCCTCGCACCACGGAGGAGCGCTCACTCTCCCTCCTGGGGTGCCGGGAGGGAGCCGAGGCTGATGTGCCCGTGCAGGCGGGAGGCACTGACGGGCGCTGGCCGCGGCTCAGGCACACGCACACACCTTTGCCGTGCCCGGGGAGGGAGCGGGACGATTCCAGAGGGAGCGGGGCGATGCCGGGGGGAGCGGGGTGATACCGGGGGGAGCGGGGTGATGCCGGGGGGAGCGGGGTGATTCCAGAGGGAGCGGGGCGATACAGGGGGAGCGGGGCGATGCCGGGGGGAGCGGGGCGATGCCGGAGGGAGCGAGGTGATGCCCTGCCGCAGCCTGTCCTACCGGCTCTGTCGCCGAGGCTCTCCCCTCCGCTCCGGGACTTCGCAGCGCTTGCACCCAGCGCCCGGCCAGGGAAGCAAGATCACCTCAGGGTGGGCTCTCGCCCCGCAGCCCCAGCATCTACCGGAGGCACCTGAGCCGGGCGGAACCGGTGCTTGAGCCCGGTGCCGGGGGATCGGCTCTTGGGGGcagcagaaaggtgaagaagggcTGAAAGGGCTTGGACCTCGTCAGAGCAGGCGCAGTGGCCGGGCGGGTCGGGGAGCCCGGAGCGGGCACCTGAGCCGGATCCTTCGACACCTCAACAGAGCGGCCCCGTTttcaggggggctgggggggctaaGGGGAAGGATGAGCAGGGTCGGAGCATCTGGTTTCTCTGTGAGGGGCCACTCGGTGCTGCTTTTGTTGCGGGGAGAGGCGGGAGCAGTTTCGCGTGCTAGTCTAAACCGTGCATGTTGAAAGACTGGAACACTGCGGGTCCAGAGGAGCATTGTCAAGACAGGGGCTGTAACGCCCTTACAAACAGCTTCCCGCGGGTTCAGTTCAGCACTGCGGGCGCGCATCAGTGCCCAGCTGCGGAGAGCGGCGTTCGCAGCTTGCCCTGCTTTCGGGCCGTGCACCCCTCTCCAAAACTTAGGGGCTCAACAGCTCGGGCGCCTCGTCCCGCTGCTCTCAAGGACGTGGAGGCGTTCAGAGGCGCCACGGGTGGTCCTTAAAGACCCACTGTCTCTGGGCAGCTTTGTACGGCTCCTGCGGAGGTTGCGGGATGCTCTCCactccctgtctcacctgtcggGGTCCAAGGGAGCAAGGTTCGGCACCCCGCGCCCTTTCCAGCGTATCTGCCTGGCCCCGGGGGTGGGGCTGAGTCTCGCACGGCCGGGCTGGGCGCTGCCCTCCTGCCCGAGCCCCTCGCCGCAGGTGCGGTTCGCGCTGCCCCCGGCCGGGCTCCGCTGCGGCACAGCCTGCCCGAGACGAGGTGTCCTTGGCGGGGAGGCTCTCccgcccagggcagctttccccaGCCTGTGTTTTCGGCCGGGACTCACTTGCCTGCGCGGCACCGGTCAGCGCTGCACCTTCGCCCTCCAGGGCTCAACCCGGGGTCACTGAGGGAGCACGCGGTCCCCCTGACCGGTCTCCTCCCCCAGGAGCCCCGCAGGTTTGGATTTCCCCATGGGGACACCCAGTCCTCTCCCTTTCCTGCGGGTCGCGGGCGGTGCGCGCTCCTGCCGCTACCGAGGCTGAGCCCGCCGCCCCCGAGCCCCCGGCAGCGcatcctctccctcctgcccctcctcggCTGCGGGGGGTGCCGCGAGGTAGGCAAAAGGGAAAGTGAACGCAGCGCTCTGAAGATAGAGAAAGGCAGTCAACCTTAGACGTGTAGTTACTCAacctttattatttaaaaaaattcattaaaaaaagGAAGGTGAACGAACGTCTTACAAAACCCCCCCACATAAATAGGACATTCCGTCCAGCTCTGGCTATTGGCAGTTCTAGTATTTGACAACATCAGACGCGATTTCCTGGCATTAGAGAAACCCATTTCAAAATCGGTCATCACAAAGAAATACTAGAAATCCCAGTTAGCACTTGCTAGGCAGCACGGAGCACTTGTACACAACTTTTCAGACACACACCCGCGCACACACGCAGCCGGGAACAGATCCCGTAGGAAGAGAGCCTCCTTAAAAAATAGTAAacgctaggaaaaaaaaaaaaaaaaaaaaaaaaaaggaaagaaggagaGTTATTTACAAAACGCACATGGAAATACAGTATTGACAGAGCGTGGCTGGCAAATCAACATGATTTGAATAGAGAAAGGACTATGGCACGTCTTGCTCGAAAGCTCGCACAGCAGCCTCCTTCGAGTGTCCCCGCGGGAAGACAGCTCCTGCCATCCGCGACGCAGTGCCTTCTCCCTCCCCACCTCTCCTCCCGCCCTCCCTCGCCTCTCCACCCCTGCGCTTCTTGCCAGGTCCTTTTTACACTTGGATGACCACCGTGCTGGGGCTCTGGAGCCGGGTTTTGTACTGGTCTAGCCAGCTCCTCAGCTCCGAGATCTTGTAGCCCTCTGGTCCTCTGCCTCCCTGGTACATCACCTTCTCCTCCTGGATGATGTAGAGCCTCTCGAAGTAGGCACCGTAGGCGGCGCTGGAAGCATTGTCCATGGTGTCCACGGCCAGGGGGCAATCGGGCGCCCCTTCCCTCATCAGCTGAGCTGCCCGCAGCCTGTCCTGGAGGCACTGGTGCTTGGGGATGTTGTAGGCTGCATCCGAGCTGACCCAGCCGTCGGACGGGTGTGCTTCTTCAATGTACACCAGCAGGAAGTCGGCAATGTCCACGAAGTGCGCGGCCAGGCGCTGGAAGGACCTCAGGCGGGCCATGAACGGGGGTCAGGTGCAGCTGCCGAAGTTGAGGATGAGGGGTCTCTTGCCGCGGGCGAAGTCCAGGATGCGGAGCCTCTTCTGCCCGTCCAGCTGGATCACCTCGGGGTTAGGGGCCAAGGAACCCACGTGCGCCGACTTGAAGAAGTCCAGCTTCTGCCCGTGCCACACGGCTTTCAGCGACTCCAGCGTGAACATGCGGTTGGAGTCGGACACGCAGACCGGGGGGTCGTCGGGGGGCGGCTCCTCGCTGGCGCTGGCCGCCTCCTCCGCCGTGGGCATCGTCAGCATCTTCTTCCTAATGCACAGAAAATCCAGGAGCCAGAGCATCACGGCGGTGAGCAGGAAGCGGGGAAATAGGAGGATGCAGGCGGCCGCCTGGGTGAGCAGCTGCAAGGTGTGAACGCCGACGGAGTGGAGCATCGCAGCGGCTTGTGCTGCAGGGCGCTGGCTGCCGGGGGGCCCCCACGCACCCTGCGTGCCGGGGTCTGTGCAGCACAGCTGAGATCCCGCTTCTCTTTAAGCCCATTTTATAGTCAGGGATTTAAATGAAAAGTGACTCCACCTCCGTCCAGAACCCGCCCCTCTGGAACTTGAGCCTGGGGATTACCTACCCCTCCACTCTAATGACCTAAAAATACACAGACAAAAGGGGAGAGAGCCCCGGCGGGAGCCGCAAGGGACGTGCAACGGAGCAGGGTGCAGCCGCTATCAGGCGGGGCAGAGAGTCCGACACAGGGCACCGCCGGGGTCCCCGGCCTCAGATAGCGGCGGGCGCTCAGGGGCAGCCCCGCCAAGGACAATGCAACAGGCAcagcccgcccccggcccggctccccgcGGGCTGTGCAGGCACGGGCCGGGgcgggagccggggccggggccgtccCGGCAGCGCctgcaggtgacagggacaggccGCCATCGCCGCGTCCCTTCCCgcgccttcctcccctccccgcCGCGGCAGCCCGGTCGCCCCCTGAGCGCAGCCTCCGCCCCACCGCACGCCCCGGCGCCGCGGGAGCACCCGGGTCTCGAACCCGCTGCCACATtctccggcggcggcggcggcgggacgggCGGCGGGCGCTGACCCGGCCCCCCTTTTCCCCCGGGCCCGCGCTGGGCGGgccgggccccggcggcggcggcgggcccggCGCGGGGGGCACCAGGTGGGCGCGGGCCGGTGGGCGCTGCCCCGGGCGGAGGAGGGGCGCGGGCGGCCGCCAGAGGGAGCTGTTGGCCGAGaagccgcggcggcggcgggagcgcggggCCCCTCAGCCCCGGCCGGGGCGTccgcgcccggccccggccccgccaccTGCCCGGGCCCCGCCACCTGCCCCACACGGCACTCGGAGTACGGGGCTGCACCGCGGCCGCTGCGGGGCCGGTGCTGCGGGAAGCGCGACAATGGGTGGGCAGAGGGGACGGCGGAGGCGACAGGAGGAGAGCGCCGCGCCTGCGATGTCCCGCTGCCCTCTGGGGTCCTGCTGCATCCCCGAGAGAGCGAGTCAGGGCAGGCAGACGCTCCTTTATGGCGTCCCAGGAGGAGCCGGCAGGACTCCTCTGCACCTGTCAAGTGACAAACACAAGCTTCTCACCGGACTGGGTCTGGCAAAACCCTTAAACTGAGGGCTCAAGGGTCACTTCACGGGCATGGCCAGGCAGACCTGTGTGCTTGTCCCCAGAGTGGACACGCGAGTCGTTGTGGGTTGGGTGCGTTGTATATTAGTAGCAAAGTGCTCACTGGGCAGGGCTGAGCACTGACTGGCCACCTTCAGTCTTCACCCATCAGAAGGAATTTATGGCCTGCAAATTCCTTCCTGCTGAACTAGATGGAGACCTGTCCCAGGAGTACAGAGCTTAAAACGTAATTTAGTGTTTCTGCTCAGAACTTTGCCACTCCATTGTTGCAGGGTTCCCAGCTTGCAGCATGCACTTCATTTTCCCACCAGCTTCCTCAGAAAGGAGCATTACTTGTCCAAAACGCTGAACACTGCCCTCTGCTATGCAAATGTGGCTCATGCAACCCTGAGCTACTGCTGCAGCTGCCACTCACCCAGGTGCCTGTCATACTGACTTTGGGACATGCAACCCAATGTGCCTGTCACACTGACTTTGGGACATGCAACTCCACGTGCCTGTGGCTCCTGGGCGCTCTGTTTCTGCCTGTTGGCCAGTGCCAGGTCTCTGGCTGCAGATTCCCAAAGACCTCGAGGACCTGCAGTTCCCCTAGGCACAGTTTGTGTTCCAAAAGTGACTTTGCATGTCTGTACCTCCCATCTATcctctgtgaaatggaaaaaTGAATGCTGAGCCTCCTCATGGGAGGCTAAGCAGCTTGCTTAATTTTTATGTAACTTATTACAAGAACAAATATAAATAAAAGAAcaagaacaaataaataaaaggcaaaattaaaatcccattttatttttttctttctctgggtCTGAATAGGCTGGTTTAGAGCAATCTGATCAGATGGCTGGTTTGTAGTGCCCTGGTAGGTCATCTTTAGTTGGAGTCAGCAGCAAGGTAATTCAGCATTTTAACATCTGAGGGGAAACGCATGCTCCAGCCCTCATAAAGCCACGTTCATCCACTAGCCTGATTAATAACTTCTTTGGCATTCCACAGTGCTCAGTCCAGGGAAAATTACTGAGTAGATATTTACTATATTGTCAAACTTATTTTGAACTATTCATGTGGGCCTCTCACCACCTCTCTGTGCAGTTATGCAATCTTGAAAACCACAAATTAAAGCCTCTAAAGAGACGCAATAACAAATTGTGGTAGCTCTGAAGAAAcccccaggaaaaaaaattgatctCTCAAAGTGACCTCTTCAAACTATGCTGACAGACAAAAGCCTGAGTAAACAGATGGGTTTGCAACCCTGAATATCAACAAACTTTGCTCTACTAGATCAGTGAGAGATATTCTGAGGTAAAAATGCTATCTGGTCTTATATACTCTATTTGCAGCTGGATAGGGACTTTGGAAATGACTATTTCTCCATTCCCTGTAAAcagctttgctttgtttttataGCTTGAAGGAAACCTTTGAATTGGGGTTTCCTATTCAGCTGTGGATAGAGCAGAGAATTGAAGCAGTTTGCTTCACTAGCCCAGGGCTGCACTTTGCTGCCACAGGAAAATTCAAGCACGTCCTGAGGCCACTGTTTCCAGGTGGAATAAGGGGTGGCTCTGCATGGCACTACAAGCCATGCTCTGATGGGCTCAGCTGAGGTGCAGTGCTCATGCATTAACTCCGTGGGAAAGGGTGGAATCCCTTCTGCAGCCCCTTGGTTCTCAGAAGGTTTGAAGTGACGTCTTGTTGCTGTTTTCATGTCTGTGTTGAGCTGGATGGTTTTCAAAATCCTGTCTTTTAACTCAGTTAAACCCCCTCTCTACTTCCCAAGGCTGCACCTCCCAGTTGGAACTTGGATTATTTTTAGGTGTGTGAAGGTAGTCAGTCTTTCTAGGAATCCATATCACTGATATTAATAGTGTGGGAATTTATGTCTTCCTGTATACTGAGGATTTCATAGAATATATCCTAAAATATGGGTTTTACAGTGGCACATCTGGTTATGGGTGGTTTCTACTCTTCTGCATGTGGTCTGTGGTTCAGCAGTCACTAACTTAAAAATACAtaagtttgtgtgtgtgtgtccttgcACAAGTGCACATACATGGTTcacattatttccttttttctgaGAACTTTATAGCTGTAGTTTTTCTTCATTTGATAAATGTAATTTATAACTCTTTTAAAGCTCTTTTCATAAACAGGAGCTACAAAATAAATTCAGCAACTTATAAAAGCAAAACCTCAAAAAGCTGAAATTAAAACCATCAGGTCTGCTTTGATGTAGAGGATGTGTTGAAATGGTATATTTACatgtttattttctattttataatTTCCTGCACAAAGGCACGCAATGCTTTCTGACAGGAACTGAAATGTATTTTGGAAGAGTTCCACTTCTCATGTCATCTAAGCTCCATGTCATTAATGTGGTAGAACTCTATGTGAAGGAAATGGAAAAGACTTTCCTGAAACAAGAGCTGGACAATTTCTACTCCTCTAAGTGGCTACCCGGTGACTGAAGAGAGGTGCAGTGGTGCAGTGGTAAATTACTCACCTGTTTGGTATCTGTAAGAAGTGGGTAAATATTGCTGAAATTGGTGGTGGATAATCTCCATTTGCAGTTGTTTGCTTGTAGCAACACCTCTGGAAAAGTTACTATATGCTGGAGTTTGTGCATGGGTCTGGTGTCTCTGGAGCTGCTTCTTGCTTAATCTTTCGCCACTTTTAGATGACACCTGTTCTTATTTTCctcccctattttttttttttaaataaaatatgtatGACTCAGAAAAAAAACTTACAAATCCAAGCAGCTAGGCAATGCCTGAAGTAGGTTTGagtatggaaagaaaaaaagtgcTGTGCTGCAGATTTGTCTATAAAATCACTAGTAGAGCCATGGCCTTTGAATCTCCTACCCACCCTGTCACTCTTACCTTCAAATACATGACAAGCATGTCATATAAGACAAAGAGGTTCCCTGCATTGAACCTTTCAaattttttcccctcactttTTGCTGACTCTGGGTTGAACTGGGAAAGAGTTGTTTAATTTGGGAGAACTCATTCTACAGCCAAAGGTCCGTAAGTGCAATGTTCACCCTGAGTAAGTGGAAACCAACATTTTCTTGAGCCTGTGAGCCATCTACGAAGGCTTTGCCATGTGACCAAGTGTACAGTTCCCCTGATGTGTTAGTGGGTTTCTGCACCTGCCTCTCCATGGCTACTCCCTAGTGCCTCTGTTGTGACAGCAACCTGTCAGGCTGGGGTAGAAACTAGATAACTAAAAGGTTCTGGATTAAAAAATTCTGGTTTTAAACCCAGATGGTTTTGGTGAGTGGGTTTACTTTAGAACCCCTAAAATAGTGTAACTTAATAGCATAAATTTCACTGCAACTTGAATGACAAAAGGTGCAACTGTCCATCCCATTAATTCTTCCTCATTTCTGCTTGCACTGTGTCTTGTGGGATCCTGAAATTATCTGCAGTGATCTGCTTTGGGGACTAAGGAGGCAGAAGAGCTTGGCTTTAGATAAAAAGAGTTATTTCTGGACAGGCTAGTTCCCTAAACTTGCTAATGATGAAAGGAAATGATCATCTGTGGTGCAGGGGAAGCACAAGAGAAATGGCCGCAGCTTGTGGCCGAGGCAGGGCTAACAGGACCATCCCATCAGACTGACTTAGCAATATCATCCATCCACCCCTGGGTGGAATTGCATAGTGAGAATGTGTAAGAGAGTAGAAACAAGTTTCACTGCAGATGTGCATAGTCTCCCTTTGTGTAGTGGAAGAGCATAGGAGATGTACAGGAGGTAACAGTGGCTGTCACAGGGTCCTGCTGGGCAATGTAGCTGGATAGGGTGCACAGATGGCTTCTGGAGGGAGCCAGCAATTTCAACTTCAACAGCAGCTGCTAACACACCTCCATCAGTAGGAAATCAGATTATGCAGAACCCCCTGTGCCAAGCACATCCCTGCTACCCATCAAGCAAACTGCTCAAAAGCTTCTGTGGCTCAAGAGCTCAGGCTGGACCCCCTGGTAGTACAGTACAATTACAGCCATCTGAATGGCTTGCTCTGCAGCAAAGACGACAGTCTAGTCCAGAAGTGGAGCCCTGTGGAGTTATGCTTAAGCAGTGACTTTATACACAGTGAATACAGATGAAGTCCTTGtcagaaaacagaaaatactTCTACCATTGTCTTTGTTTCAGGTGTGCTGTAGATGAGGATAAGAAGATGCAATTTGCTTGAATCTAAATCTCTAAGAAGATTGTAACAAAATTCACCATGTGCAGTGTTTTACAACAGAATATGTTTCAGTTCATGACATAAAAATTCAATATACTAACACTGTTCAGAGAGATGGGGACAGCAGGCTGAT is drawn from Melospiza melodia melodia isolate bMelMel2 chromosome 6, bMelMel2.pri, whole genome shotgun sequence and contains these coding sequences:
- the DIO3 gene encoding thyroxine 5-deiodinase, with amino-acid sequence MLHSVGVHTLQLLTQAAACILLFPRFLLTAVMLWLLDFLCIRKKMLTMPTAEEAASASEEPPPDDPPVCVSDSNRMFTLESLKAVWHGQKLDFFKSAHVGSLAPNPEVIQLDGQKRLRILDFARGKRPLILNFGSCTUPPFMARLRSFQRLAAHFVDIADFLLVYIEEAHPSDGWVSSDAAYNIPKHQCLQDRLRAAQLMREGAPDCPLAVDTMDNASSAAYGAYFERLYIIQEEKVMYQGGRGPEGYKISELRSWLDQYKTRLQSPSTVVIQV